Below is a genomic region from Deltaproteobacteria bacterium.
CAAGAGAGTGACGATCGACAAAGACAACACGACGATCGTCGATGGAGCCGGCAAGAAGGTAGCTATCGAAGGTCGCGTGAAGCAGCTTCGTGCCCAGGTTGAGGAGACGACCTCTGACTATGACAAGGAGAAGCTCCAGGAGAGACTCGCAAAGCTGGTCGGTGGCGTTGCGGTGATTAATGTCGGTGCTGCGACTGAAACTGAGATGAAGGAGAAGAAGGCCCGAGTTGAAGATGCCCTCCATGCAACGCGCGCTGCGGTCGAAGAGGGGATCGTTCCAGGTGGTGGCGTCGCCTTCATTCGTTGCATCCCAGCCCTTGAAAAGATCAAACCAAGTCAGGAGGAACAGTTTGGTGTTGATATCGTGAGAAGGGCCCTTGAGGAGCCTGCACGATGGATTGCTGCCAATGGTGGATATGAAGGTGCCGTCATTATTGAAGAGATCAAAAAAGGAACTGCCAGCTTCGGATTCAATGCAGAGGCTGGAAAGTTTGAGGATCTCGTGAAGGCCGGCATTATCGACCCGACAAAGGTCAGTCGATGCGCCCTTCAAAACGCTGCGAGTGTCGCCTCCCTTCTGTTGACCACAGAGGCGATGGTGGCTGAGCATCCTGAGGAAAAAGAAAGATCAGCTCCTCCGGCTATGCCTCCAGGCGCCGGGATGATGTAAATTAGCTGTTGTTGATGCTTGTTCAAAGCGCCCCCGTTTGGCGGGGGCGCTTTTTTCTTTTGTTTGACTCTCCACTGAAAAATACTAACATGCAGTCGCCTTGGGGATCAGAAAGAGAGCATCTTTGCGACGCACTGTTCCAATATTTATTATCCTCGTCGTAGCTCCGTTTACTGTCAGTGCCTTTGATTTCTCGGCACCTGGTTATTTTCGGAACCGTATTGTTGCCTATCATGATCTCGACACCCAACAACCCTCCAGCGTCGATCAAGGAGGTCTTGGGGGCAACGATCGATTTGGTTCGATGCTCTTTACCCAGCATCGCCTCAGGCTCGATCCAACCCTCAAGCTAAACGACAACATATCGATCCATAGTCAATTTGACATCCTCGATAATGTCATTGCTGGGACCGAGGAAACAAAACAGATCGACTTTCTCTCACCGATTGTCGGGACGATTCAACTCCCGGGGGCTGGCGGAACGATCGGGACGACGGGGGGTGAGGCGGGGGAAAATAAGGCGCTCAATGTCAGACGCGTTTATATGGATCTGCTGACGCCTGGGGGGAAGTTTCGAATCGGACGGCAGCCATCCCATTGGGGCTTAGGGATCTTTCAACATGGCGGAAATGGGCCGTATGACGATTTTGGGGATAGTGCCGATCGTCTCCTCTGGCTTGCGGGGATAGAGCAGGAAGGGTTTGGAATGATCTCTCTGGGTGCCTCGGCCGACGTTGCCTTTACGAAACAGACCGACCCCCGAATCAGTGGATTAGGCGGCACCTTAACAACTCCTCAGGAGGATATGCGGCAGTTTGCCGGAATCCTTATCTATGAATGGGATGAGGTATTTACACTCGGTACCTTTGCCGGTGTCCGTTATCGAAATGGACGTGAAGGTCAGACGACGACGACAGCACGGCCTATCCTCGTCGATGGGAATGGAGAACCGATTCTGGATGCGAATGACAACGCCCAACTGGGAGATCTCGCCCCGGCCGGTAAGGACGGAAATACACTGATTCGGTTTGGAGATATCTATTTGGCGGTAGGGAATGGTCCCTGGAAGCTTCAGGGCGAATTTGCCGTCATGACAGGTAAGCTCGCTACTGGTTTGGCGGTTGATGCGATTCCCTTTAATAATCTCCCAGCAAACGCGCGTGGGCCGATTGAAGTTCCTTCCTCCGGAAATGAAAACAGTCTCCTCGTTTACATGGGGGCTGCGGAATTAAAGGGGGATTATGGTTTTGGAGAATTTCTTTTCCAGGGAGGGTATGCCTCAGGGGACTCACAACCGATGTCGTCTCGGATAACCCAATTCGGGTTTAGACCCGATTATCAGATTGCGATGCTCCTCTTTCATGCGCCCCTTGGGACCTCTCCCAGAATTACACAGGCCAATGGGAATGGGGCTGGCAGCCGTACCTTAGTCGGTGCAGTACCGATCACGGGGAACTTCATCAATAACGCCTACTACGGCACCTTCGGTTACTGGCAGCACTTGAATCTCAAACCGATTGTGGCGAAGGCAGGTCCTGCCAAGGCAGGTTTCAAGCTCATCACCGCCTGGGCCCCCGCCAACAACTATGACATCGATTTTTCACAGATGATAGGAATTGCCGACCTTCCGCATGTCGTTCAATCCCAAAAGTGGTACGGCATTGAATTCGATGGCAATTTCGAAGGACGGTTCTTCGATCACTTTTTATGGGATGTCACAGGAGGCGTTCTCTTGCCGGGGCAGGCCTATGATGTCCAGGCGGATCTCTTGATCAATCCGTCAAACGCCGCCGGGATTCATGCGATTACCCCTGATCCGTCTAATTGGGTTTGGGGGGTTCGAACAAACTTAGTCGCTGAATTTTAACTATTTCTTTTTGGATTCGTTGGCGTTCCCTGAATAGGGATTGAACATCGTATAGAGATCCTGATGGGGACGGATGAACTTCTCTAATTCCCGACCTTGGAGATCTTTCTCATGGGCCTCACTCTGGGCCTTTTGAAGACCGTAAGTCGCTGCAAGGAACTTGAATCCGTCTGAAGAATGTGGTTTGTCGTCGAGATCGATCCAAAAAAGGGCATCTTCGATCAGATCGACCATGTAATCCTGTCGATCCTTTGGAAGGGAGAGAAATTTTGGGGAGTCAAAAAGGGCTTTTAACTTTGGCTGTTTTAAAATGAGTTCTTTGGCGGTCATTTTTACCCCCTTAGAGCCTGTTTGATCCCTTCTTCAACAGGGTTATAAAGAGCAACTCGCGCATCCCCAGCATTTAATCTCATTGTCTGAAAATCACCTTCGGACATCGCCCCCAAAGAACCACAGGCCTCTTGCCAACGGACAGGGGAACGATCAACCGCTGTCGTTCGGAAACGGGAGGCCCCGAGCACTGCCCCTGATCTTTCAGGACTTGCCTGGGTTAGTTTACGAAGACCGAGCGCCTCTTCCGCCTCACGGATGATACGATCCACATTCCCTACAGATGGATTGTCTTCTAATTGTCCAGCAAGTGAAGTAGCCTTTGTTGAGTTTTTTGGATGAAGTTGACCTAAAAGAACTTGGGCCTCTTGAACCTTTTCCCAATCGACCGCATATCTCTGTCCTGCTTGAGCCATTCTCTTAATCTCATTAATTCCATCTGGCATATCGGCCTCCTTAACGCCCTAATGAAGCAATTTCCCTGCCATCTCAACCACTTCGGTATAACTCAATAACCAATTGAAATTATTAACTTTTCCATAAGTCCCCTTCGACCCATTGAGATCGCCCTGGGGTTTTCCCCCCTCACAATGGGGCGTCCTTCCAGATCTCCATTCTTTCTTCACAATATTATTATCGTAATTTTTCCCTAATCGTTGTGAGGAGATATTTTCCCCTCCTTCGGACCTCATTGGCTGTGGCCTTCAGAATTGTCTTCTTCTCGATCCGATAATGCAGATAAAAAGGGACCACACAGCCACATCGATCACAATCGGCCTTTGGTCCCAGCATACATTTTGGTTTGATCTCCCCCTTTGTGGTCAACGAATGCCCCCTCTTTTCAAAGATGCAGTGATCCGTCACATTTTTTGAGTTTCCGGACTTCATCAGCTCCAAGACCCTCTCCGGCATATCGATAAAATCGCCATATTTTTCTCTTTTGAGCTGAATCAGACGATCGATGCAGGCATCCCGCTTCTCCCATCCGGGCCAAAGGTCATCCGACAAACCCTGAATCGGGGTATAAAAATCGAACATAAACCCCTTCAGATGGGGACGCCAGTCATCCAGGACCTCTTCAATCGTATCGATATTCAGGGAGGTAATGCACATTGTCCCCTTCACATTTAGATGGGACCGACTGCAGTTTTTCATCATTAAATCGTAGAGCCCCTTTTGTCGTCTCATCTTCTCATGCGCCTCACGGTTTCCATCAATCGAGACATGGAAATAGACATCAGGCCAATCAGGGAGCGGTGTCGTTCCATTCGTCACAATAAGATTGTGAAGAAAGTGTTTCTTGCACTGTTCAATGATCCCCTTTCGGAGTAAAGGCTCTCCCCCAACCCAGGTACAGCTATGCAAGAAACGGGACCTGTTTTTTAATTCCATGATCTTTTTTTCCCAACCTTCGACATCGAGGATCCCTTCCTGCTCTTGCTCGAAGAAATAACAATGCTCGCACCTCAAATTGCATTGGTCGGTTACGTCGATCGAGATAAAAGACCCTTTTGGAAAACCGTTGAGGAAAAAATAGATCTGGGGAATCAGATGATATCGAAAGAAAGGTTTAATCTCCTGATTGGCGCCGGCGTAAGCTTCCGTTGACATAGCTGTTCGAGGGAGATAGCTGATTTCATCCTGTCACGCAATAAGGAACTCCGATGTCTCAAATGACCCTGACCAACTACGAATCAGGAGATGTCTTGATCACCAACGGATCAGGAACCTCTATAAGGCTTGCCCGAGAGTTTGCAAACCGGCTTATCCTTTATGCCCGAATGCATGGAATTGATGATTTTTATCAGCATCTTCCCGAGCTGATCTCTCACCCAGAGCTGGTTCAATCAATCCGATCCCTCTTCGATCAGGCAAAGACCGCCTCCGAGCGTTGGAATCTAAAGGAAAAATTCGCCCGCCTTTCAACCCTCGCCAAATCCTATGTCTCGAAAAATCCTGGGGAGGTTATGGAGGTCGTTTGTCTCTGACACGGGAGCCCTCTCAGGAGGCGATTGAACTCCACCGATCCTCTCTCGTGATTGACCTCCATGCCGATACGACGATGCCGATGAAATGGGTCCGGTATCGGATCGAGAAGAGCCATACGCCAGGCCTCCCCGGGAAGTTCGGCTTCTTCCATTGCGACATCCCCCGTTTTCGGGAGGGGGGGTATAAGGGACAGTTTTTGGTGTTAGGAACCTTCCCCTATCCAGAAAAGGGCTGTTTCGAATCCTGTCTCCGTCAGGCGGCGCTGATCAAAAAAAGAATTGCGGAAAATTCTTCAGACCTCCAGTTGGCAACAACGGCTCAGGGGATCCTCGAGGCGAATCAAAAAGGGCGTATTGCGATACTCCTCGGTGTCGAAGGGGGGCACAATATTGAAGCGGATCTCCATAACGTTCAAAAATTCTTTGATCTGGGTGTGGGGTACATCGGTCTCGCCCACTTGACGAAGAATCGGATTTGCACCCCTTCTGGGGGTGTCGGAGCGGATGCCAAGACCCCTTTGACTCGTTTTGGTCATGAGGTCGTCAACGAAATGAACCGTATCGGCATGATGATCGATTTAGCCCATGTCGGACGTCAGTCCTTCTTGGACGCCGCGAAAATCTCCGACAAACCGGTGATTGTCAGTCATACCGGTATCTCTTCCGTGCGTCCCCTCTGGAGAAATATTGATGACGACCAGATCAGGGCAGTTGCCAAGACCAATGGTGTCATCGGGATTATCTTTGCCTGGCGTTATCTTTGTCGGGGACAAAGGGGGGGGATGAACGATCTCCTCCAGCATTTTGAGCATGTCAGAAAGCTTGTCGGGGCACGCCATCTGGCGTTGGGAAGTGACTTCGACGGGGCGATCGTCCCGGTTCATGGTCTCGAGGACGCCTCGAAACTTCCGATGCTGACTCAGATGTTTTTGGATTTCGGTTGGAAGGAAGAAGAGATTCGATCGGTTTTAGGTGAAAATCTGCTTCGCGTTCTTAAGGCTCACGAATGAGTTGGCATCCGCCGCGCCCACCTGCTGAGACTGGTCGAGACAACGACTGACCTGGCCCCCCTGGCAAGAGGTCACACTCGTCGCCCATCTTGTCATCATCACGATCGATTTGTTCCTCGTTAAAGAAATAAACACAATTGTCATTAGTGTCTTTTACCCCATCACCATCATAATCATCGTGGCAGGCGATACCACGATTTTCGCCGGCGGATATCTGCTGATCTGTGTTTGGGACAAGCGGACAATTGTCCATCCCGTCGAGAACACCATCGGAATCGAGATCGGGATCCAAAGGTCCCGCCCCGTTCTGAAAAGTAGGTCCCTCAATCTCTTGAAGGTCAGTCAGTCCATCATCGTCCGTGTCCTTTTTGTTGGGGTTTGTCCCGTAAAGATTCCGTTCGAGGTCGTCAGGGACACGATCCGCATCGAGATCATTCGGATTTTCGGAGGGCTGAAGGGGAGGAATCGGATTCTGATCACAGACATCCCCGCTCCCATCTCCATCGGTGTCAAGCTGATCGGCATTCGCTGTCACAGGACAGTTATCTGCCTTTCCACCCGCAGCAAGTCCGCAAATGACCTCACCTGTCGGACTGATATTCGTGCCATTCGATCCAAACTCGATCTGATCGCAGATCCCGTCATTGTCGTAATCAGGATCTGTCACGATAACAACTCGCTCCCTCTCCACCGGTGTCACCGGGGTTGTCACAACCTCCTGGATAATCTGACAGTTCTCAAAGCTGTTTGTTGGGGTTGCCCCATCGATCGCAGCATTGGCAGGGCAGGGGTCGGCCAGGTTATTGGGAGAATGGCAAAGAAAGAAGTCGGTCATTTCACCGCGGCAGACACCACCATTTCCGCGACAGACATTTCTTGTCCCATCACAATGCCCATCCCCATCGGTATCCGCAGAGGCGGGACTTGTCCCGAGCGATTGAATTTCTGACATATCGCCTACTCCATCACCATCCATGTCGATATCTTCGTAGTTAATCGTTCGATCGCCGTCGCTATCCTGATTACTGCAATTCAAATCGTAGAGGGAAAGGTAGGCAGCGGGACAACGATCAGCATCGGGACGTTCCACCGGCTCGCAAAGATCTTCCAGATAGTAACAGACAGCACCGATCCCGGAGTTGGGAGAGGCCGAAATCGCCCCACTCAGGAGTAAAAAAGTGGTGATTGTGAGAAACAGAATTTTCTTCATCACTTCTTTCTAAAAGAAATCAGGCTACAGCCGCCAGCCCCGCCCACGGAGACGTCTGCCTCCACATCCGAGCCGGCATAACCACCACCTGTATTTGAGGGAGCTGTCGGGCCCTGACTCTCTGAATTGGTTTGTCCACCTGTTGAGGTCTGATTCGATGAAGTAGAACCTGATCGATTGCAGACATCGGCTTGGTCTGCGTTAGCCGTAAAGGGGCAGTTATCGGCGGCCCCATTAAAGAGGCTGCAGACCTGATTCCCTGTCACTGGATCGAGGGAGACACCACTCTCATTTACCAAACTGGTCTGATCACAAATCCCGTCATTATCGAGATCGGGATCGACCACAATGACTACCGTCTCTCTCTCAACGGTTGTTTCGACGACTGTTTCCACCTGACGGATCAGCTGGCAGTCTGCATAGCTCTCAACTGCTGTCGTCCCATCGATCGCTGGGTTTGCCGGGCAGGGATCTTTGACACCATCGGGTGACTGACAGATCACAAAGTCGGTCATCTCCCCGCGACACGCTCCACCATTCCCGCGACAGACATTTCTGGTGCCATCACAATGCCCATCTCCATCGGTATCGGGGGTTGTGGGATTAGTTCCTAGAGTGGAAAATTCGCTTAAGTCCCCGAGGCCATCACCATCCATGTCGACATCTTCGTAGTTAATCGTTCGATCGCCATCGATATCCTCATCGGTGCAATCGTTGTCATAGATCGCAACGAGTTCATTGGGACATCGGGCTGGATCCGGACGCTCAATCGGCTCACATTGATCTTCGATGTAATAGCAGAGCGCCCCGATGCCAGAAGAAGGTGGGGCCCCGACAGTCAAGGGGATCCCGATCCCGATCATTCCAACGAATAAAATAATAATCTTCTTCATAATGATTCCTCATCTCCTCCTGGCAGAACAGCCGGTGCCCCGTTTGGGGAAAAACCATCGGCCCCGATCCCGGCAACTTCTGTCAGTTCTCCTGTCTCTATGTTGTAGGTATGGGCGCCCCGTCGATGGGTGATGAAGATATGTGTCCCATCCATGAAGGCGGTCCCTTCGATCCCACCTGGAGACGTTGGCTCTGTTGATTGAATTCTCGATTGAGAGAAGACAACCGCTCCGAGTGCAAACATCCGGGTCCCTCCCTCACCTTCTGAAGTGAAGAGACGTACTCTGTATTCCATATCCCCCAAACCGGCACCGGGATACATGAACGTCACCGCTCCCATCCCGAGCGCTTGGGAGTACGAGATATGAAGGGGAATGGCTGAGGTACACCCTTCAAGTCCTTCTTCGACTCCGGAGCAAAGCGCCACACCATCCCAAAGAATCCCCTCAGAGGCAGGCGTTTCATCCGTCTCTTCATAGTTAAATTTTTCGACTCCTCGAACAACTGGCGCGGTGAGGTCGTTAAGAGGACCCGAAGCGACAATGAGCATCCTATTATCTCCCACATCCACAGCCATCTTCGGGTGGTTTCCTGTTAAGGCAAGTTCTTCGCCTAATTCGGGGGCCACCTTCTCATCGAGACTCGGATTGATCACACAGGCCCGTCCTGTCCCATCAGCAGCCTCTGCAAAGGTGTAGATAAGGCCTCCTCCCTCCACAATCGCCGTTGGTCCCATACAGCCACGGTTATTTACCGGCAGATAAGCCGACACCATCCCATCTGCTAAATTGACCGCAACGACTTGGCCAAGTCTGTACCGTGTAAAATAGGCCCAAACTCCGTCAGTAAACATCTCCATCGCCGCATCACCAATGACACTCTCTCCGAGAACCAGTCTGCCTTCAACAATACTCTCCGGGGCCAGACCATCAGAGGGATCAGCATCCCCACGATTTTCCCAA
It encodes:
- a CDS encoding thrombospondin type 3 repeat-containing protein yields the protein MKKILFLTITTFLLLSGAISASPNSGIGAVCYYLEDLCEPVERPDADRCPAAYLSLYDLNCSNQDSDGDRTINYEDIDMDGDGVGDMSEIQSLGTSPASADTDGDGHCDGTRNVCRGNGGVCRGEMTDFFLCHSPNNLADPCPANAAIDGATPTNSFENCQIIQEVVTTPVTPVERERVVIVTDPDYDNDGICDQIEFGSNGTNISPTGEVICGLAAGGKADNCPVTANADQLDTDGDGSGDVCDQNPIPPLQPSENPNDLDADRVPDDLERNLYGTNPNKKDTDDDGLTDLQEIEGPTFQNGAGPLDPDLDSDGVLDGMDNCPLVPNTDQQISAGENRGIACHDDYDGDGVKDTNDNCVYFFNEEQIDRDDDKMGDECDLLPGGPGQSLSRPVSAGGRGGCQLIREP
- a CDS encoding dipeptidase; translated protein: MSLTREPSQEAIELHRSSLVIDLHADTTMPMKWVRYRIEKSHTPGLPGKFGFFHCDIPRFREGGYKGQFLVLGTFPYPEKGCFESCLRQAALIKKRIAENSSDLQLATTAQGILEANQKGRIAILLGVEGGHNIEADLHNVQKFFDLGVGYIGLAHLTKNRICTPSGGVGADAKTPLTRFGHEVVNEMNRIGMMIDLAHVGRQSFLDAAKISDKPVIVSHTGISSVRPLWRNIDDDQIRAVAKTNGVIGIIFAWRYLCRGQRGGMNDLLQHFEHVRKLVGARHLALGSDFDGAIVPVHGLEDASKLPMLTQMFLDFGWKEEEIRSVLGENLLRVLKAHE
- a CDS encoding radical SAM protein; amino-acid sequence: MSTEAYAGANQEIKPFFRYHLIPQIYFFLNGFPKGSFISIDVTDQCNLRCEHCYFFEQEQEGILDVEGWEKKIMELKNRSRFLHSCTWVGGEPLLRKGIIEQCKKHFLHNLIVTNGTTPLPDWPDVYFHVSIDGNREAHEKMRRQKGLYDLMMKNCSRSHLNVKGTMCITSLNIDTIEEVLDDWRPHLKGFMFDFYTPIQGLSDDLWPGWEKRDACIDRLIQLKREKYGDFIDMPERVLELMKSGNSKNVTDHCIFEKRGHSLTTKGEIKPKCMLGPKADCDRCGCVVPFYLHYRIEKKTILKATANEVRRRGKYLLTTIREKLR